In Carya illinoinensis cultivar Pawnee chromosome 10, C.illinoinensisPawnee_v1, whole genome shotgun sequence, one DNA window encodes the following:
- the LOC122279414 gene encoding telomere repeat-binding protein 5-like, which produces MRRLDYGFTGYQVPVVPRASRSSRGRGQIRKKCEDNQIRGFGILSSVAGNLSQGSESLVPTNAACVQDLHHIVYANSNRERDEGRSLKQDSCQRGTCDEKFFAFLPGLQGHHKSYKLNEFCHGQNNLILEVGSASGAYDQSEMIFFAEKLATVNSRNNCVSSSNSVIGDSPCFGEFFEDKVGGVLEGKLGDKSYTSISEKDGIIPITGSSEDLIELDREPHALVGSESDVKLSLLDCINHVPCPKHYDNVKVITRDDDENSVRCSQHSTISKSYTPTAGIRERTKKLSASRNWREAQKLKGGQMKPMYCNGTNRHMDERSQNIYPFKKRKFFCQNPPCTSDGGDNRSIAIGASSSIAGQVPPESKGCNVKLSIKSFKVPELFIEIPATATVGSLKRTVMEAVTAILGDGLHVGILLQGKKVKDDNKTLLQTGISQDRKRHSLGFILEPRHAQITPPACTEDQSWLPGCTPQDLSRHSAPLTLQPETQAMVAVPSIGMEALAVVPFCRKSNPEFVRRRIRRPFSASEVEALVQAVEKLGTGRWRDVKLCAFDSEKHRTYVDLKDKWKTLVHTARISPQQRRGEPVPQELLDRVLAAHAYWSAASDKATG; this is translated from the exons atgaggAGGTTAGATTATGGTTTCACTGGCTACCAGGTTCCTGTGGTTCCTCGAGCTTCAAGATCATCTAGG GGGAGGGGACAAATCAGAAAGAAATGTGAGGATAATCAGATACGAGGATTTGGAATTTTATCTAGTGTAGCCGGCAATTTATCGCAGGGGAGTGAAAGCTTGGTCCCAACCAATGCTGCTTGTGTACAGGATTTGCATCACATTGTTTATGCTAACtctaatagagagagagatgaaggtAGATCATTGAAGCAAGACTCTTGTCAGCGGGGAACTTGTGATGAGAAATTCTTTGCCTTCCTGCCTGGTTTGCAAGGACACCATAAAAGCTACAAATTGAATGAATTTTGCCATGGTCAGAACAACCTTATTCTTGAGGTTGGTTCTGCATCAGGTGCCTATGACCAATCAGAGATGATATTTTTTGCTGAGAAGCTGGCTACCGTTAACAGCAGAAATAATTGTGTATCTTCCTCAAACAGTGTAATTGGTGACTCCCCTTGTTTTGGGGAATTTTTTGAAGATAAAGTTGGAGGTGTGCTTGAAGGGAAATTAGGAGATAAATCATATACAAGTATAAGCGAAAAAGATGGAATTATTCCCATTACAGGCAGTTCAGAGGATTTGATCGAACTGGACAGGGAGCCTCATGCCCTGGTTGGTTCAGAAAGTGATGTAAAGCTGTCTTTGTTGGACTGCATAAATCATGTTCCTTGTCCTAAGCATTATGATAATGTGAAAGTAATTACTAGAGATGATGACGAAAACTCAGTTCGGTGCAGTCAACACAGCACCATATCAAAGTCCTATACGCCAACGGCAGGTATTCGAGAGAGAACTAAGAAACTATCTGCTTCTAGAAACTGGAGAGAAGCTCAAAAATTGAAGG GTGGGCAAATGAAGCCAATGTACTGCAATGGGACAAATCGTCATATGGATGAAAGATCACAGAATATCTATCCTTTCAAGAAGAGGAAATTCTTTTGTCAAAACCCACCATGCACTTCCGATGGAGGAGATAATCGCTCCATAG CAATTGGAGCATCATCCTCAATAGCAGGTCAAGTACCTCCTGAGTCCAAGGGTTGTAATG TGAAGCTTAGCATAAAATCTTTCAAGGTCCCAGAACTCTTCATAGAGATTCCTGCAACTGCAACCGTTGGTTCACTGAAG AGGACAGTTATGGAGGCAGTTACTGCTATACTTGGAGATGGACTGCATGTCGGCATCCTGCTTCAGGGAAAGAAGGTCAAAGATGACAACAAAACCCTACTTCAGACTGGGATATCTCAAGATCGGAAGCGTCATAGTTTGGGTTTTATATTGGAGCCCAGACATGCACAAATCACCCCACCTGCATGCACGGAAGACCAATCTTGGCTACCTGGTTGCACACCTCAGGACTTATCCAG GCATTCTGCACCATTGACACTACAACCTG AGACCCAGGCAATGGTTGCAGTTCCATCAATCGGTATGGAGGCATTGGCTGTGGTTCCCTTTTGTAGGAAATCAAATCCTGAATTTGTACGGAGGCGAATCAGGAGACCGTTCTCTGCTTCAGAAGTAGAAGCATTGGTTCAGGCAGTTGAAAAACTTGGAACTGGAAG GTGGCGTGATGTTAAATTGTGCGCTTTTGACAGTGAAAAGCATCGCACTTATGTTGATTTGAAG GATAAATGGAAGACATTGGTGCACACAGCAAGAATCTCCCCTCAGCAGAGGAGGGGAGAACCTGTTCCGCAGGAGCTTTTAGACAGGGTCCTAGCTGCCCATGCCTACTGGTCCGCAGCATCAGACAAGGCAACAGGTTAA
- the LOC122279583 gene encoding oxysterol-binding protein-related protein 3A-like, with protein MASTDPKQGGGFFSSIATSLTNFGTAMTKSVNGILGYEGLEVVNPDGGTEDAEEEAKRGRWKHEDRDGHWKMMQNYVGSDVTSLVTLPVLIFEPMSMLQKMAELMEYSYLLDLADECEDPYMRLVYATSWFISVYYALQRTWKPFNPILGETYEMVNHGGITFIAEQVCHHPPMSAGHAENEHFIYDITSKVKTKFLGNSVDVYPLGRTRVTLKRDGVVLGLVPPPTKVNNLIFGRTWVDSPGEMILTNFTTGDKVVLYFQPCGWFGAGRYEVDGYVYNAAEEPKILMTGKWNESMSYQPCDLEGEPLPGTELKEVWRVANAPEKDRFQYTHFAHKLNSFDTAPKKLLASDSRLRPDRHALEKGDLSQASFEKSKLEERQRSEKRNREANGHEFTPRWFDFTNEVTPTPWGDLEVYSYNGKYTEHRAAVDDSSDGIQETNITPAEFNPWQYENFASE; from the exons aTGGCTTCTACGGATCCGAAGCAAGGCGGTGGGTTTTTCTCTTCCATCGCTACCAGTTTGACGAATTTCGGTACCGCCATGACCAAATCAGTCAACGG GATACTGGGTTATGAAGGGCTGGAAGTTGTTAATCCGGATGGAGGCACCGAAGATGCTGAAGAAGAAGCAAAAAGAGGTAGATGGAAACATGAG GATCGGGATGGTCACTGGAAAATGATGCAAAACTATGTAGGCTCTGATGTCACATCATTGGTGACACTTCCCGTACTTATATTTGAGCCAATGTCAATGTTGCAGAAGATGGCAGAG cTTATGGAATACTCCTATCTGCTAGATCTGGCAGATGAATGCGAGGATCCCTACATGCGATTGGTGTATGCAA CATCATGGTTTATATCTGTCTACTATGCACTCCAGCGAACTTGGAAGCCATTTAATCCCATCCTTGGGGAGACTTATGAAATGGTTAATCATGGTGGCATTACATTTATAGCAGAACAG gTTTGTCATCACCCTCCAATGAGTGCTGGACATGCTGAGAATGAACATTTTATTTATGACATAACTTCGAAGGTGAAAACCAAATTTTTAGGGAACTCAGTCGATGTCTATCCTCTTGGAAG GACACGAGTGACACTCAAAAGAGATGGTGTAGTTCTGGGTCTGGTGCCTCCTCCAACAAAAGTGAACAATTTAATCTTTGGCAGAACTTGGGTTGACTCACCAGGGGAGATGATCTTGACAAATTTTACCACCGGAGACAAAGTCGTGCTGTATTTTCAACCATGTGGCTGGTTTGG AGCTGGTCGCTACGAAGTGGATGGGTATGTATATAATGCTGCTGAGGAGCCGAAGATTTTGATGACTGGAAAGTGGAATGAGTCAATGAGTTATCAACCTTGTGACTTGGAAGGGGAGCCACTTCCTGGCACCGAACTGAAAGAG GTATGGAGAGTTGCCAATGCTCCAGAAAAAGACAGATTCCAGTATACACATTTTGCACACAAGCTAAACAGCTTTGACACTGCTCCCAAGAAGCTATTGGCATCAGATTCTCGTCTGCGTCCTGATAGACATGCACTTGAGAAGGGAGACCTATCCCAAGCCAGTTTTGAAAAGAGCAA gCTGGAGGAGAGGCAGAGGAGTGAAAAGAGAAACCGAGAGGCTAATGGCCATGAGTTCACTCCAAGATGGTTTGACTTTACAAATGAAGTCACTCCTACACCATGGGGTGACTTGGAAGTGTACAGCTACAATGGCAAATACACTGAACACCGGGCTGCCGTAGATGATAGTTCAGATGGCATCCAAGAGACCAACATTACACCAGCAGAGTTTAACCCCTGGCAATACGAAAATTTCGCCTCAGAATGA